The DNA sequence aaaaactcttcttaccttcccaaaatataacattcaattaaattgtttttttcttcttctgaaatttccttatattgtcatatagttttataatttacctaaaacaattaagtaaaaataataatttttatacaTGGCCTACAATTAAtataaaagtaaattcaaaacaatctgatttgaaatttccttaaattatATTTATTGAATATTATTATATGGTTATAACTCGATTTTTCAACCCAAAACCCATGAAATCCattttttagcaaattcaaaggaaTTCCAggaacatatcaagatcgagaaccaaccctctgattaattttggtggaggagagatcTACTCATAAGAGaacaatatcatgtgattttgattcattctttttctcatggttgaatatagagataaaaagtagagtaaaagattattgtatctcatgttcaagggtgttttagtaaaaataaggaggttcacttagctttttaagtattctaaaaagtaaattagaggtttACTAAGTATAgaaggtccaaatatcaaatttggaggtccaactagaaccgcCCTTTAATAatagtaatttaaaaaaaaaaaaaaacagcagcaAGACTCACCGCTTGAGTGCTAGAGTCATAATTAGTTTTTgcaaaaatataatatataacttCTGTAAACTAtatacaaatttttttattctcgTAGGCTggctcagggccggccctgataTTGCATCATCATTCACTCATGGAGAAAATTGAAAGCATGTTGCTCGACAGATAAACTTGAAACGCACCATAATTAATACCCTGGTTAATGGGGGGGTCTAAATAATGCATACCTTCaagtcattttggttttggaaagTTTGAATTACGCTATAAATGTTTCAAGTTTCATACTCAAGTGATAATTCAGagagaattatatataatttattgtgCTTGTGAgttattttctgtttcttttcaaGTCACGCCGAGTTAAAAAAAACAACACTCATTATGGTAAACTTTATACACGCCATATACCTGATCAGGACCTAACTGTTTCTTCTGCAAATTGCATAAGCTTGTCTTATATTTTTCCTTTGTTCATTTTGAATTCGAGCAATTTGTACTTAAGTAAATAGCTTTTGTGCATTATATTTGTGACAAATCATGTTTTCTTGCCATTCGTGAGCTTAATAGGTCCAAATAAAGCATGTTTTGCAATGGTCCGACATTAATTTTGAACCACTTATAAATTGCAAATTATCTATTCACAATGAAATTTAAGTAATAGTGAGTCATGCGTTTGCTTCGTTTTCTCTTGTGAGTGACGTCATATTTAGTATGATTAATACACATCTAATATTAAAACATACAATACATAGCTTGATGGGTTCTAAGACAAAACTTACAACTTCAGACATACTCGATCAAGGACCTTAATCAAACTCCCTTAAAACGGGTCTAACCAAAGCTGTTTTACAACTGGTACAACATACGttacacttttttttcttttttaaaatttaaagagaatcaaatgatttcactcctacccccatggtgactcgtaCCCATGACCTGGATCTTAGGTAGTGGATGCTATAACCACTGAACTAATAGTACACATAGTTAAACAGGCACAACCATAACAAAGTTTGACAAAACTTGGACAGATTAACCATAGAAAACACCCTACGACTTGTAACTCGTCTAGTTCACAACCACAACCGGAGGTGCTGGTTCTTCCTTGCTTGTTTCATTTTCTTCCTCCCCTAGATAGCTACATGTGAGTACATATGCTCGATTTGCTTGTTCCTCCCAGTCCGTTCGAAGTAATGCCACTACCATGATCCCAAAGCAAACCATTTGGGCCGCAAGTAAGCCCAACCACAGGCCCAATAAGCCCAACTCCACCCCAAAGCCCAACATAAGGGCCGCAGGCAATCCCACACCATAAAACGAGCCGAAGTTTATGTAAGCAGCCAAAGTTGGCCGTGCACAGCCTCTCAAAACTCCACAGACGGTGGTCTGGGGGCAGTTCCCGAGCTCACAAAGCCCTACCACCGGCAAGACCGAAGCCACCAGCGATATAATGGCCTGATCAGACGTGAACATTCCCCCCCAAACGTTGCGCATTCCGATCATGAAACTCATGGCGACAATGCCTGTGAAAATAGCACATGCCAGTGCAACTACAGACGCCATCAGAGCTTGCTTCGGTCTGTCGGCCCCCAACTCGTTCCCCACCCTAGTCGACACGGCCTGGTTCAACGAGATAGGAAACTGATAGATCAATGCGGTCATCTGGATCAGTATTCCCATGGTGGCCACAGCCTCGGGTGCATTGACAAGAAGTCCAGAGAAAACAATCATGATCTCATACCACCACCACTCTAAACACACCGACGCGCAACTCGGAAGCGCCAGACTGAAAATGGGGCTCCAATCTTCATAGTGTCTAAACGACGCACAGTCTCTCCAGAACCACAGAGAATTCACAGTAAGATGGCCAGAAAAAAAGAGATAAACCAGAAGAGACATCATGATATTGAAGTCGGCCAAGCAACCGGAGAGTGCAATCCCTTCCAGGCCAAGGTCAAGACAGTAAACGGCGACGTAGTTGGCTGGGATGTGAACGGCTAGCGAAAAGGCAGTGCTGAGCGTAAAAGGGCTGGTGACTTTCTGGCTCCTTAGGTAAATTTTAATGGGGTGGATGAGGGACTGAAACAAGAGGGTTGGGATGGAGAATCTGAGATAGGTAATGGCTATGGATGAGATGGATGGGTTTTGGCCAGAGTGGATAAGGACAGATTCGAAGTTATACCACAACAAAGTGATGGGCATGCAAAGGATGAGTAGGAGAACTATTGTCCTCTGTAGAGTGTGTGACAGAAGACAGCCGTTACGAGCACCAAATGCTTGTGAAGCGATTCCATCCATCCCTGTAGCGAGACCGGAGATGAAAGAGTATCCGGT is a window from the Rosa chinensis cultivar Old Blush chromosome 2, RchiOBHm-V2, whole genome shotgun sequence genome containing:
- the LOC112183803 gene encoding protein DETOXIFICATION 49; protein product: MPNNDNQVISGKPETLFPNSLFRNKEDGIKLALEDQLCRDFQLPWSDEEEEQEGLVTQRPKITTVVFDEIKALYTLAIPMILSGLLNYSKAAISMFFMGKLGKSALAGGSLAIGVANITGYSFISGLATGMDGIASQAFGARNGCLLSHTLQRTIVLLLILCMPITLLWYNFESVLIHSGQNPSISSIAITYLRFSIPTLLFQSLIHPIKIYLRSQKVTSPFTLSTAFSLAVHIPANYVAVYCLDLGLEGIALSGCLADFNIMMSLLVYLFFSGHLTVNSLWFWRDCASFRHYEDWSPIFSLALPSCASVCLEWWWYEIMIVFSGLLVNAPEAVATMGILIQMTALIYQFPISLNQAVSTRVGNELGADRPKQALMASVVALACAIFTGIVAMSFMIGMRNVWGGMFTSDQAIISLVASVLPVVGLCELGNCPQTTVCGVLRGCARPTLAAYINFGSFYGVGLPAALMLGFGVELGLLGLWLGLLAAQMVCFGIMVVALLRTDWEEQANRAYVLTCSYLGEEENETSKEEPAPPVVVVN